The Neobacillus sp. OS1-2 genome includes a window with the following:
- a CDS encoding NAD-dependent epimerase/dehydratase family protein: MLGLHPFWEHRNVFVTGCTGFVGRHLVKELLQKGAKVTGLVRNSHFSIFQEEIHKQMNIVMGSVEDLQVIKQTIEDFEIDTVFHLAAQANVGLAALNPLAAFETNICGTWNVLEACRQTSVNRVIVTSSEKAYGDQSPTPYVETLPLQGRYPYDVSKSCADLLTNMYFHSYQLPVCIIRCGNLFGEGDLNFSRIIPYTIQSVLQNKAPEIRSDGTTVRDFFYIGDAVEAHLLAAEKLESGQLAGEAFNFGYEKPQMIMKVVERILNIMNSDLQPIIQNQARHESKQQYLSAKKAKEILGWYPAYDFDSGLERTIIWYRKHFSIL; the protein is encoded by the coding sequence ATGCTCGGTTTACACCCATTCTGGGAACATAGGAATGTTTTTGTTACGGGATGCACTGGATTTGTAGGAAGGCATTTGGTGAAAGAATTGCTTCAAAAAGGCGCAAAGGTAACCGGGTTAGTTAGAAACAGCCATTTTTCTATTTTTCAAGAAGAGATTCATAAACAAATGAACATTGTTATGGGAAGCGTAGAAGATTTACAAGTAATTAAACAAACCATCGAAGACTTTGAAATTGATACTGTATTTCATTTGGCTGCACAGGCTAATGTAGGATTAGCAGCTTTAAATCCGCTGGCAGCATTTGAAACCAATATTTGTGGAACCTGGAATGTATTAGAGGCATGTCGTCAAACTTCCGTTAATAGAGTCATTGTAACATCCAGTGAAAAAGCCTATGGAGATCAATCTCCAACCCCTTATGTCGAAACACTGCCGCTTCAAGGGAGATACCCCTATGATGTTTCTAAAAGCTGTGCTGATCTACTCACGAACATGTATTTTCATTCGTATCAACTACCGGTTTGTATCATAAGATGCGGAAATTTATTTGGGGAGGGAGATTTGAATTTTTCTAGAATCATCCCATATACCATTCAATCGGTTTTACAAAATAAAGCACCGGAAATCCGCAGTGATGGCACCACTGTACGTGACTTTTTTTACATTGGTGATGCCGTGGAAGCGCATTTACTAGCGGCAGAAAAACTGGAAAGCGGGCAGCTAGCGGGGGAAGCATTTAATTTTGGTTATGAAAAACCGCAAATGATTATGAAAGTGGTTGAGCGGATATTAAATATAATGAATAGCGATTTACAGCCAATCATTCAAAATCAGGCAAGGCATGAAAGCAAACAACAGTATCTTTCTGCTAAAAAAGCAAAGGAAATACTGGGCTGGTACCCGGCCTATGATTTTGATTCCGGTTTAGAAAGAACGATTATTTGGTATCGAAAGCACTTTTCGATCCTCTAG